GGTGAGGAACACACCGGGGGCTGCTGTGGGGTTTTCATGTAGacaggagaaaaaagaaaatattgaatTATTTCATCAATACTGATACCTGACATTAAAACTAAATTGAAAGCACTCGATCAACATTGAATAAAAGTCAGATTGACTGACAGAAGATCAATAATTTAACCGTCACCTCAATAGCTTGGTTACATATTCAGCCAAGGAAGCAGTGACAGTAAAACAAAGCTGTGCGTCACATTTCCACGAAGGCGTCCCTCAGCTGGTAAATCAGAATGAGAACAGAgtacatgtttttttgtgttttgtcccAGTTCGACAACAAGTCTGTTTTATACTGCTGATACTGACACAGATCAGGAAACTACTTAGTTATGGTGCAGCGTCGGAGCTGAGTGCAAGTTAAACGTTTAAGAGCTTGATGTGCTGCTAGACATAAACTCCTTGGAAAGACTATCAATTTTTCTCATGGCAGTCCTCTGGTCAAACattgtttctttttgctttgcACACAACCTGCTCTTCTTATGGAGATCATCCAAAGATGATTGGTGTATTTTGCGCAGATGAAGAGTCAAATGAGGCTCGAGGCACCTCCTTTTTATGTTAGCCCACACAGAACCTGAAGAAGAAAGCGATAGTTGCCATCTTTGATTTAGGTTTCAGGTTTTGTGGAGTCAGCTAACACAGGGAGAGCCTTGCTGTGTTGAACTTGCTTTGTAGTATCCCCCTCAGGAACCTTCGTACTTCAAgcactcaggccagctggtccagtccagagtccagactaaacacggagaagcagcatttagctgttatgctgcacacaagtggaacaaactgccagtggagattaaactttcaccaaatgtagacatttctaaatccaggttaaaaacatttcttttctcatgtgtctatgcatgaaatctgcacgctatcttttaacttatcaggaatgttgcttgtttttaaatgcatttaaattattttatttgtttctctttatattcttttatgtattttaatgcttcttccactccctgctgcaatgcttttattttatgtaaagcactttgaattgtttgtacatgaaatgtgctatataaataaatttgatttgatttgatttgatttgaatgacCATGGCACAAACGAGCAGGTTTTTTTATGCTCTATGTACACTGCGGTCTGAGTATGACAGAAACCAGGAAGCCTCAAAATAGAGATACTGACATGGGTGTATCCACACTCCATGACTCATTTCAGACACATCTTTGCCAACATGTGAGAAAAGGGCACATTTTATGTACCGACTCACCAGTGATCATACTTATATAAGAAAAAATGTGCAATGATAACTGTTTGGGCAGCACAATACAAAAAACAAGTGTAAGGTGAATAGCGTGTATTCGTAACGCGTAGGACACTGGCACAGAGATAAGATACTCTACAATATCAACACATTCCTAAGAGTCTCCTTCTCTGACATCACACGTTCAAATATTGCTTCGACTAACCAGCCAGAAAATACATTGTCTGCCGCGATGTTGCGTCACTATGATTGTTAATGTAATAAAACAAAGCCATTGTATCTGAGCAGAAGTGCTCTGCGGTGGTGGGAGTCACTCTGCGCGGCGTTTCCTTCGTACTGAGCAGGCGCCCAATTATTTTCTCTGCATTCGTGGCAGAAACttgattttttaaaattattttttggggcttttatgcctttaatagACAGGaaagttgaagagagacaggaagtagggggcagagagaggggtaatgacatgcagcaaagggccacctGCAGCGAGgcctgtagcctctgtacatggggcgcctgcttaacccactacgccaccgaaaCTTGATTTTTGCATGATCTCATGATGATGATCTCTTTTAACACCGAATCACAAAGGTATTCTCCCTTTTACAGTCAGTCAGGAGAGCTCCGGCAACAGCCCCAGTGCTACGCGGCAAGGGAATAGTTGAGTTGAGAGATTATATACGTGAACAATCGCACAGAAATGAGCGCACAGAAATGAGCGCACAGAAGTGAATGCACAGAAATGAATGCACAGAAATGAATGCACAGAAATGAGCGCACAGAAATGCGCTTGAGTGCTATTGTTGTTTTGAGTCAAGTTTAgattcaacaacaaaaagcaACATGCATCTTGTTTTATACTTTGTTTGCTGTGCATTATATTCCTTTTGTTTAAACCCCCTGCCTCACGTGTCTTATATGCactataacccccccccccaaaaaaaaaagaagtcacaCACTCTGATATTTGGTTGGACCGCCTTCAGCTCTGCTTACGGCATGCATTCGCTGTGGCATCGTTTCGAGAAGCTTCTGCACTGTCACAACATTTATTTCCGTCCAGAGTTGCATTCATATTTTTGACAAGATCTTGTAGTGATGATGGGAGAGTCGGACCGCTGCGCAGTCTTCTCCAGCACACCCCAAAGGTTCTCAGTGGGGTTAACCCGGACCAGTAAAGAGTTACTTAAGTAAATCCGTGACACATTTGCATAAAGAAATCATTCCTGGGAGTTGCTTTTGTATCCTTCATTCTTGGCCCCCATATGGTTGTTTCCTCAGAATTGTACAGTTTTGCTGTTTCAAATACTCATGCGagtaacacaaaaaaaaatttctgCCTTCTGTGTGATTAGTTTTCACATTTATCGTACTCGGTCTGTTTTACAGTTGATAACACCAGGCTTTGTCTTTTTGGAGACCTGACAGGGTTTGTTTCTTGGCCGGCAATTTTTATAGCGCGGAAGTGACTGAgtgctttttccttttctctccaCAGGACCGAGTGACCAGCTGTGCAGCCGCGCATCCTGACTGTGTCTGTCTTCGTTTGTGTGTCTGAGGGTCCACGATGACTTAGAGGGGGCTTGACTGGAGGGCCCCCGGCTGATCCCTCAGATCCCCAGAAATCCTCTCTTGACTCCCCGTTTCCTGACGGCTTTTATGTAACATTTTTTGAGGAGACCCCCTCCCTGTCTGAGCTGTCACCATGGCCAGCCTGGTGATCAACGAAACCGGAATGGAGGACTGTGGGATTGACGACTCCTTCAAGTACGACTTGTACTCTGCGGTTTACAGCGTAGTCTTCATCTTAGGCCTGATAACCAACTGTGCTGCCCTCTTCGTATTCTGCTTCCGGATGAAGATGCGTAACGAGACCACTATGTTTATGACTAATTTAGCATTTTCTGATTTAGTGTTTGTTTTTACGCTGCCGTTCAAAGTCTTCTACAATGTGAACCGCCACTGGCCTTTTGGAGATGGATTGTGTAAGGTTTCAGGAACGGCCTTCATCACCAACATCTATGGCAGCATGCTCTTCCTCACCTGCATCAGCGTGGACCGCTTCCTGGCAATAGTTTACCCGTTCCGCTCGCGCTCCATCCGCACGCGCAGGAACGCGGCGCTGATGTGCGCGGCCGTGTGGCTGACCATCGTGGGCGGAGGGATATCGGTGACCTTCTTTTCCACCATCAACAGCAGACACAGAGCCACCACGTGCTTCGAGGGCTTTTCCAAGAGCACCTGGAAGACCTACCTGTCCAAAATCACCATCTTCATTGAGGTGAACGGGCACGCTCCGATACTCGTGCATTGATATGTGCTCTTCTTGTATATTTGTTTATTAAGGTGCACAAATACAGAACAACAAGATTTTATTTTTACGTCacggttttgttttttattttccccCCAGATTGTGGGTTTCCTCCTCCCCCTTTTGGCCAACTTGGTATGTTCCTCGCTGGTTCTGCGGACACTCCGTCGCCCGGGGACTGTTGGTCATGGCTGTAACAGCAAGAGGCGCGTTCTGCGGATGATCGTGGTCCATCTAGGCATCTTCATCATCTGCTTTGTCCCTTATAACTCTATCCTCTTTGTGTATGCCTTGGTGCGAACCCAGGCCCTGGCTAATTGCACGGTGGAACGCTTTGCCCGAACACTTTACCCCATCACCCTGTGCCTTGCCAGTCTCAACTGCTGCCTGGATCCCGTAGTCTACTACTTCACCTCCGAGAGCTTTCAGAAGAGCCTGACCATGGGAGGCAAAGGGACCGTCTCTCGTCCTGAGAGTATCCCCCGCAGCGACACTGAGAACATGGACACGGCAAACACTCTccccagagacacacacaccccGGCCAGCAATGGAAAAGATACAGTGGTTACTGACACTCAGCTCTGACTCAGTGCGAAAGAGAGAATGGAAGGAAAGACAGGGTGGGTTTGACAGGAACCCTGAGCTTGAATGTTAAAGCAGTCAGCTGTGTGATCCTGGAAGTGGCAAACAAATAGCTCACCAGATTAGTTAAAACCTGGGGTAAGTCCTGAGGTATGGCCTGGGCTTTACGGATTAATCTACCATTGGAGAACAGAGGAATGTATCTGGGTTTATTATGAGAGAGCACTGTAGGGACCACAGACTCAGCCACACTAGAACTACTGTAATCATCCAGAGACACAAAGGGACTCAAAGAGAGCCTCCAGCACATCATCACTCAggcttcacacacacaaacacttacaaatgCACTGGATTCTGCATTAAATGGAGATTTCTGTCCACCCTATTGAAACCTTTTTAATACACAAATCCATAGGTTTTGATATTATAAAGTTTAAGCTTTCACAGTTCATTACATAATGTAAGATCTTAATGTAATGACACTCTTTGGTGTGTTGAGATCTGCTGTTACTACTGTGATGTGTTGACAGTGTTGTGCTGATCTGCTGAGTTTGAGGACACTAAATGTCTGTTTTGA
Above is a genomic segment from Odontesthes bonariensis isolate fOdoBon6 chromosome 13, fOdoBon6.hap1, whole genome shotgun sequence containing:
- the lpar4 gene encoding lysophosphatidic acid receptor 4 — encoded protein: MASLVINETGMEDCGIDDSFKYDLYSAVYSVVFILGLITNCAALFVFCFRMKMRNETTMFMTNLAFSDLVFVFTLPFKVFYNVNRHWPFGDGLCKVSGTAFITNIYGSMLFLTCISVDRFLAIVYPFRSRSIRTRRNAALMCAAVWLTIVGGGISVTFFSTINSRHRATTCFEGFSKSTWKTYLSKITIFIEIVGFLLPLLANLVCSSLVLRTLRRPGTVGHGCNSKRRVLRMIVVHLGIFIICFVPYNSILFVYALVRTQALANCTVERFARTLYPITLCLASLNCCLDPVVYYFTSESFQKSLTMGGKGTVSRPESIPRSDTENMDTANTLPRDTHTPASNGKDTVVTDTQL